A DNA window from Xanthomonas campestris pv. campestris str. ATCC 33913 contains the following coding sequences:
- a CDS encoding TonB-dependent siderophore receptor, producing MPAKTLPLATLSAALLCALTMTPAAARAADLADANADADANAKTLDAVSVNGTVSRAQPATTTRLPLTLQETPQSVSVIGLQRLEDESLFSIDDVMRNVTGVNVSFYDTQRPLYFARGFQITDFQVDGLPTYSGATNQEYDTVFYDRIEVIRGANGLLTGAGIPSATVNLLRKRPGKEFDASFAVSAGTWDFRRMQADVNAPLTSDGRWRSRVVAAWQDRDYYYDRYHDTKMSGMAVLEGDLTESTTLTVGYQRQDNTPVGSTWGTVPFFAADGTLANLSRSTNLAPEWTRWQRETSTAFANLEQRIGEDWLLRVNAAHTKGNVQSLRVYGTGYPAADGSGMFLRTGVGETEDTRDSVDVYLSGGFSLFGRQHDVVVGGSWQDLQSTSYGLAQTYPDDWATCPNAFGPPERCYFIPNIRNWDGNASEVTYARNGRRSEGRTTQRGVYASTRFRLADPLSLIAGARLSSWETRTQAFDASGAYTGTSGRYEVSDEVTPYVGLVYDIVPDVSVYASYTEIFNPQNYRDKDNNLLAPVEGSNLEAGIKAQLLDGHAMATAAVFEAKQDNFAVRDMTQPESSLPDGNSAYIGINGTKSRGWEMDINGEILPGWTVNAGFTHVKVTRPPTDAIYANLPEDYLQLSTQLRLPGAWERLSIGGGVSWQSAVRGFNIARPTGDGSGATTPVTVVQNPYALVHFNANYRISEQWTATLAVRNAFDKTYWANLDYQNYGEPRFVSVSLRWRY from the coding sequence ATGCCTGCCAAGACCCTTCCTCTGGCCACGCTGTCCGCTGCGCTGCTGTGCGCATTGACGATGACGCCCGCCGCCGCGCGTGCCGCCGACCTGGCCGACGCCAATGCCGATGCCGATGCCAACGCCAAGACGCTGGACGCGGTGAGCGTCAACGGCACGGTGAGCCGCGCGCAGCCGGCCACCACCACGCGCCTGCCGCTGACCCTGCAGGAAACCCCGCAGTCGGTGAGCGTGATCGGGCTGCAGCGGCTGGAAGACGAGTCGCTTTTCAGCATCGACGACGTGATGCGCAACGTCACCGGCGTCAACGTGTCCTTTTACGACACCCAGCGCCCGCTGTATTTCGCGCGCGGCTTCCAGATCACCGACTTCCAGGTCGACGGCCTGCCCACCTATAGCGGCGCGACCAATCAGGAATACGACACCGTCTTCTACGACCGCATCGAAGTGATCCGCGGCGCCAATGGCCTGCTCACCGGCGCGGGCATTCCCTCTGCCACGGTCAACCTGCTGCGCAAGCGGCCCGGCAAGGAGTTCGATGCCTCGTTTGCGGTGAGCGCGGGCACCTGGGATTTCCGCCGCATGCAGGCCGACGTCAACGCGCCGCTGACCAGCGACGGGCGCTGGCGCAGCCGCGTGGTGGCGGCCTGGCAGGACCGCGATTACTACTACGACCGCTACCACGACACCAAAATGTCCGGCATGGCGGTGCTGGAAGGCGACCTGACCGAGAGCACCACCCTCACCGTCGGCTATCAGCGCCAGGACAACACCCCGGTCGGTTCGACCTGGGGCACGGTGCCGTTCTTCGCCGCCGATGGCACGCTGGCCAATCTATCCCGCTCAACGAATCTGGCACCGGAGTGGACGCGCTGGCAGCGCGAAACCAGCACCGCGTTCGCCAACCTGGAACAACGCATCGGCGAGGACTGGTTGCTGCGCGTCAACGCCGCGCACACCAAGGGCAACGTGCAGAGCCTGCGTGTGTACGGCACCGGGTATCCGGCCGCCGACGGTAGCGGCATGTTCCTGCGCACCGGTGTGGGCGAAACCGAAGACACTCGCGACAGCGTGGATGTGTATCTGTCCGGCGGTTTCTCGCTGTTCGGCCGCCAGCACGATGTGGTGGTGGGCGGCAGCTGGCAGGATCTGCAATCCACCTCGTACGGGTTGGCGCAGACCTATCCGGACGACTGGGCCACCTGCCCCAACGCCTTTGGTCCGCCCGAACGCTGCTATTTCATTCCCAACATCCGCAACTGGGACGGTAATGCGTCCGAAGTGACCTACGCACGCAACGGCCGGCGGAGCGAGGGGCGCACCACCCAGCGCGGCGTGTATGCCTCCACGCGGTTCCGCCTGGCCGACCCGCTGTCGTTGATCGCCGGCGCACGCCTGAGTTCGTGGGAAACCCGCACCCAGGCCTTCGATGCCAGCGGCGCCTACACCGGCACCAGCGGTCGCTATGAAGTGAGCGACGAAGTCACCCCTTACGTGGGCCTGGTCTACGACATCGTGCCGGACGTGTCGGTGTACGCCAGCTACACCGAAATCTTCAATCCGCAGAACTACCGCGACAAGGACAACAACCTGCTCGCGCCAGTGGAAGGCTCCAACCTGGAAGCCGGCATCAAGGCGCAATTGCTCGACGGCCATGCGATGGCCACTGCCGCCGTGTTCGAGGCCAAGCAGGACAACTTTGCCGTGCGCGACATGACCCAGCCGGAATCCTCGCTGCCGGACGGCAATTCGGCCTACATCGGCATCAACGGCACCAAGAGCCGTGGCTGGGAAATGGATATCAACGGCGAGATCCTGCCCGGTTGGACCGTCAATGCCGGCTTCACCCACGTCAAGGTGACGCGCCCGCCCACCGATGCGATCTACGCCAACCTGCCCGAGGATTATCTGCAGCTGTCCACGCAGTTGCGCTTGCCCGGCGCCTGGGAGCGCCTGAGCATCGGCGGCGGGGTGAGCTGGCAGAGCGCAGTGCGCGGCTTCAACATCGCGCGCCCCACCGGCGATGGCAGCGGCGCCACCACCCCGGTGACCGTGGTGCAGAACCCGTATGCGCTGGTGCATTTCAACGCCAACTACCGCATCAGCGAGCAATGGACCGCCACGCTGGCGGTGCGCAACGCCTTCGACAAGACCTACTGGGCCAACCTGGATTACCAGAACTACGGCGAGCCGCGGTTTGTCAGCGTGTCGCTGCGTTGGCGGTATTGA
- a CDS encoding RpiB/LacA/LacB family sugar-phosphate isomerase has translation MKIALMNEFSQAAKNPVILQQLNDVASEQGHDVFNVGMDGDNDHRLTYIHLGIVASLLLNAKAVDFVVAGCGTGQGAMMSLNAHPGVFCGYCIEPTDAYLFAQVNNGNALSLAFAKGYGWGAEINVRYIFEKAFSGERGLGYPAERRESQAANAGILTQVKQATAKSYLDGLRAIDPELIKQAIGGARFQQCFFDNAQDAEIRSFVAGLLGKSEAAAA, from the coding sequence ATGAAAATTGCACTCATGAATGAGTTTAGCCAGGCCGCCAAGAACCCGGTGATCCTGCAGCAGCTCAACGACGTCGCCAGCGAGCAGGGCCATGACGTGTTCAACGTCGGCATGGACGGCGACAACGACCACCGCCTGACCTACATCCACCTGGGCATCGTCGCCAGCCTGTTGCTCAACGCCAAGGCCGTGGACTTCGTGGTCGCTGGTTGCGGCACCGGCCAGGGCGCGATGATGTCGCTCAACGCCCACCCGGGCGTGTTCTGCGGCTACTGCATCGAGCCGACCGACGCCTACCTGTTCGCGCAGGTCAACAACGGCAATGCGCTGTCGCTGGCATTCGCGAAGGGCTACGGCTGGGGCGCGGAAATCAACGTGCGCTACATCTTCGAAAAGGCCTTCAGCGGCGAGCGTGGCCTGGGCTACCCGGCCGAGCGTCGCGAATCGCAGGCCGCCAACGCCGGCATCCTGACCCAGGTCAAGCAGGCCACCGCCAAGTCTTACCTGGACGGCCTGCGCGCGATCGACCCGGAGCTGATCAAGCAGGCGATCGGCGGTGCGCGCTTCCAGCAGTGCTTCTTCGACAACGCCCAGGACGCGGAGATCCGCAGCTTCGTCGCCGGCCTGCTCGGCAAGAGCGAAGCCGCTGCTGCCTGA
- the kduD gene encoding 2-dehydro-3-deoxy-D-gluconate 5-dehydrogenase KduD: MSNPFSLEGKVALVTGANTGLGQGIALALAEAGADIAAAGIQAPTETEEKVKAMGRRFVAIEANLISIEPVQRILDETLAGLGRLDILVNNAGLIRRTDAVDFSEQDWDDVMNVNLKSAFFMSQAAGRHFITQGSGKIINIASMLSFQGGIRVPSYTASKSGIAGITRLLANEWGSKGVTANAIAPGYMATDNTAQLRADQDRNKSILDRIPAARWGVPADLGGAAVFLASSASDYVNGAIIPVDGGWLAR, translated from the coding sequence ATGAGCAATCCGTTCAGTCTCGAAGGCAAGGTCGCACTGGTCACCGGTGCCAACACTGGCCTGGGCCAGGGCATCGCGCTGGCACTGGCAGAGGCGGGCGCCGACATCGCCGCCGCCGGCATCCAGGCACCGACCGAGACCGAAGAAAAGGTCAAGGCGATGGGCCGCCGCTTCGTCGCCATCGAAGCCAACCTGATCAGCATCGAGCCGGTGCAGCGCATCCTCGATGAAACCCTCGCCGGCCTGGGCCGCCTGGACATCCTGGTCAACAATGCTGGCCTGATCCGCCGCACCGATGCGGTGGATTTCAGCGAGCAGGATTGGGACGACGTGATGAACGTCAACCTGAAATCGGCGTTCTTCATGTCGCAGGCCGCCGGCCGCCACTTCATCACGCAGGGCAGCGGCAAGATCATCAACATCGCCTCGATGCTGTCGTTCCAGGGCGGCATCCGCGTGCCGTCCTACACCGCCAGCAAGTCCGGCATCGCCGGCATCACCCGCCTGCTGGCCAACGAGTGGGGCAGCAAGGGCGTGACCGCCAACGCCATCGCCCCCGGCTACATGGCCACCGACAACACCGCGCAGCTGCGTGCCGACCAGGACCGCAACAAGTCCATCCTGGACCGCATCCCGGCCGCGCGCTGGGGTGTGCCGGCCGACCTCGGCGGCGCGGCGGTGTTCCTGGCCAGCAGCGCCTCGGACTACGTCAACGGCGCCATCATCCCGGTCGACGGCGGCTGGCTGGCGCGCTGA
- the phhA gene encoding phenylalanine 4-monooxygenase yields MNTAPRRVENQLTDKGYVPVYTTAVVEQPWDGYSADDHATWGTLYRRQRALLVGRACDEFLQAQDAMGMDDTQIPRFDALNAVLQATTGWTLVGVEGLLPELDFFDHLANRRFPVTWWIRRPDQIDYIAEPDLFHDLFGHVPLLMNPLFADFMQAYGRGGVKAHGIGPDALQNLTRLYWYTVEFGLIATPQGLRIYGAGIVSSKGESLHSLESAAPNRVGFDLQRVMRTRYRIDSFQKTYFVIDSFTQLMDATAPDFTPIYAALAQQPQVPAGEVLATDHVLQRGSGEGWSRDGDV; encoded by the coding sequence ATGAACACAGCGCCGCGCCGCGTCGAGAACCAGCTCACCGACAAGGGCTATGTGCCGGTCTACACCACCGCGGTGGTGGAGCAGCCGTGGGATGGTTACAGCGCCGACGACCATGCCACCTGGGGCACGCTGTACCGGCGGCAGCGCGCGCTGCTGGTCGGGCGGGCCTGCGATGAGTTCCTGCAGGCGCAGGACGCAATGGGCATGGACGACACCCAGATTCCGCGCTTCGACGCGCTCAACGCGGTGCTGCAGGCGACCACCGGCTGGACGCTGGTCGGTGTGGAAGGGCTGCTGCCGGAGCTGGATTTCTTCGATCATCTGGCCAACCGGCGCTTCCCGGTGACCTGGTGGATCCGCCGCCCGGACCAGATCGACTACATCGCCGAACCGGACCTGTTCCATGATCTGTTCGGGCACGTGCCGCTGCTGATGAATCCGCTGTTTGCCGACTTCATGCAGGCCTATGGGCGCGGTGGCGTCAAGGCGCACGGAATTGGCCCGGACGCGTTGCAAAATCTCACCCGGCTGTACTGGTACACGGTGGAATTCGGCCTGATTGCCACGCCGCAGGGGTTGCGCATCTACGGTGCGGGCATCGTCTCGTCCAAGGGCGAATCGCTGCATTCGCTGGAATCGGCGGCGCCGAACCGGGTGGGCTTCGATCTGCAGCGGGTGATGCGCACGCGCTACCGCATCGACAGTTTCCAAAAGACCTACTTCGTCATCGACAGCTTTACGCAGCTGATGGACGCCACCGCCCCGGATTTCACCCCGATCTATGCCGCGCTGGCGCAACAGCCGCAGGTGCCGGCCGGCGAGGTGCTGGCAACCGACCACGTCCTGCAGCGCGGCAGCGGCGAAGGCTGGAGCCGCGACGGCGACGTGTGA
- a CDS encoding ABC transporter ATP-binding protein — protein MSVAVDSSATPDAPPLIELDQASVIRGQVRVLHALRMRIALGQHTAILGPNGCGKSSFIKLITRELYPLARGDGQPAVKVLGQTRWQVDRLRAHLGIVSGDLSGNLAQMPELDVESAVLSGFFASYVVPPHREISDDMRARAREALALVRALPLLERPYAELSAGETRRVLIARALVNRPQALLLDEPSTGLDLVARQHLLDSMRHLAQQGITLVLVTHHIEEIVPEIDRVILLRGGSVLADGSRADMLTDDRLSAAFDGPVRVQRDGERYWATVGAG, from the coding sequence ATGTCTGTTGCCGTCGACTCCTCCGCCACACCCGATGCCCCGCCACTGATCGAGCTCGACCAGGCCAGCGTGATCCGCGGCCAGGTGCGCGTGCTGCACGCCTTGCGCATGCGCATTGCGCTGGGCCAGCACACCGCCATCCTGGGCCCGAACGGCTGCGGCAAATCCTCCTTCATCAAATTGATCACGCGCGAGCTGTATCCGCTGGCGCGTGGCGATGGCCAGCCCGCGGTGAAAGTGCTGGGGCAGACGCGCTGGCAGGTGGACCGCCTGCGCGCGCATCTGGGTATCGTCAGCGGCGATCTCAGCGGCAACCTGGCGCAGATGCCCGAGCTGGATGTGGAAAGCGCGGTGCTCTCCGGGTTTTTCGCCAGCTACGTGGTGCCGCCGCACCGCGAAATCAGCGACGACATGCGCGCCCGTGCACGCGAAGCACTGGCACTGGTGCGTGCATTGCCGTTGCTGGAGCGCCCGTATGCAGAGCTGTCGGCCGGCGAGACACGGCGCGTACTGATCGCGCGTGCGCTGGTCAATCGCCCACAGGCGCTGTTGCTGGACGAACCCTCCACCGGCCTGGATCTGGTGGCGCGGCAGCACCTGCTCGACAGCATGCGTCACCTCGCCCAGCAAGGCATCACGTTGGTGCTGGTGACCCATCACATCGAGGAAATCGTGCCGGAGATCGACCGGGTGATCCTGCTGCGCGGTGGCAGTGTCCTGGCCGATGGCAGCCGCGCGGACATGCTCACCGACGACCGTTTGTCTGCAGCGTTCGATGGCCCGGTGCGGGTGCAACGCGATGGCGAGCGCTACTGGGCGACGGTGGGCGCTGGCTAA
- a CDS encoding TIGR00266 family protein yields MAQWYFHIPGQADRIGPLDDASARAHAQRQPDALAWRDGLDGWTPARQLAELQGAGSLPPQLSGTGAARADEIDYRIVGNDMQFVEVELDPGESAIAEAGALMYKDAAVQMDTVFGDGSHDGQGGSSGGLMGKLLSAGKRVVTGESMFTTVFTHAGSGKAKVAFAAPYPGTVLALRLSEHGGRLICQKDSFLAGARGVSLGIAFQRKILTGLFGGEGFIMQKLEGDGWVFVHAGGTVVERDLAPGERIDVDTGCVVAYHASVDMDVRRIAGLKSMFFGGEGVFLATLTGPGKVWMQSLPFSRMAGRMLQAAPQAGGQQRGEGSVLGGLGRLLDGDNRF; encoded by the coding sequence ATGGCACAGTGGTATTTCCATATTCCCGGACAGGCCGACCGGATCGGCCCGCTTGATGACGCCAGCGCCCGCGCGCATGCGCAGCGCCAGCCCGACGCGCTGGCCTGGCGCGACGGCCTCGACGGCTGGACACCCGCCCGCCAGCTGGCCGAATTGCAGGGCGCCGGCAGCCTGCCGCCGCAGTTGAGCGGCACAGGCGCCGCACGCGCGGACGAGATCGATTACCGCATCGTCGGCAACGACATGCAGTTCGTCGAGGTCGAACTGGACCCGGGCGAGAGCGCCATCGCCGAAGCCGGTGCGCTGATGTACAAGGACGCCGCGGTGCAGATGGACACCGTGTTCGGCGATGGCTCGCACGATGGCCAGGGCGGCAGCAGCGGCGGGCTGATGGGCAAGTTGCTCTCGGCCGGCAAGCGCGTGGTGACCGGCGAAAGCATGTTCACCACCGTGTTCACGCACGCCGGCAGCGGCAAGGCCAAGGTGGCGTTCGCCGCGCCCTACCCCGGCACCGTGCTGGCGTTGCGGCTGTCCGAACACGGCGGCCGCCTGATCTGCCAGAAGGACAGCTTCCTGGCGGGTGCGCGCGGCGTATCGCTGGGTATCGCCTTCCAGCGCAAGATCCTCACCGGCCTGTTCGGCGGCGAGGGATTCATCATGCAGAAGCTCGAAGGCGACGGCTGGGTGTTCGTGCATGCCGGCGGCACCGTGGTGGAACGCGACCTGGCGCCGGGCGAACGCATCGACGTGGACACCGGCTGCGTGGTCGCCTACCACGCCAGCGTGGACATGGACGTGCGCCGCATCGCCGGCCTGAAGAGCATGTTCTTCGGCGGCGAAGGCGTGTTCCTGGCCACCCTCACCGGCCCGGGCAAGGTGTGGATGCAATCGCTGCCGTTCTCGCGCATGGCCGGCCGCATGCTGCAGGCCGCCCCGCAGGCCGGTGGCCAACAACGCGGCGAAGGGTCGGTGCTGGGTGGACTGGGGCGCTTGCTGGATGGCGACAACCGGTTCTGA
- a CDS encoding Lrp/AsnC family transcriptional regulator yields the protein MDQPIALDRTDLRLLALLQTQGRSSNAELAAQVNLSASACLRRTQRLEAAGIIAGYGARLDARALGLGLQAFVRVQLEQHGQPDIEHFAAGVRGWDEVVACWALTGDMDYLLQVQVRDLEHFSRFLLDRLLNATGVSDVNSSFVLRTVKAPEGLPLSHLA from the coding sequence ATGGATCAACCAATCGCCCTGGACCGCACCGATTTGCGCCTGCTCGCGCTGCTGCAGACGCAAGGGCGCAGCAGCAACGCCGAGCTCGCCGCGCAGGTCAATCTCTCGGCCTCGGCCTGCCTGCGGCGTACCCAACGGCTGGAAGCGGCCGGCATCATCGCCGGCTATGGCGCGCGCCTGGATGCGCGCGCGCTGGGCCTGGGCCTGCAGGCCTTCGTGCGGGTGCAGCTGGAACAGCACGGCCAGCCGGACATCGAGCACTTCGCCGCCGGCGTGCGCGGCTGGGACGAGGTCGTGGCCTGCTGGGCGCTCACCGGCGACATGGATTACCTGCTGCAGGTGCAGGTGCGCGACCTGGAGCATTTCTCGCGGTTTTTGCTGGATCGCCTGCTCAACGCCACCGGCGTATCGGATGTGAATTCCAGCTTCGTGCTGCGCACGGTGAAGGCCCCGGAAGGCTTGCCGCTCTCGCATCTGGCGTAA
- a CDS encoding DMP19 family protein: MDLTHFRIRRLELDDTRLLFTLDNGMRIDEPIQAQRLLAKATPAQRAQWQLTDDSHGVNWPAVAPPSAQGLLNMPMLLWHRRTARAQARLVAVRGRFDALTPGERELVALARLDADMSDSGYARYFDHWDALTRSCALQALTAMGASQVRQAIDGLGAVFERLEEDPDLLSIEDILDAMSETDRQRVDGWEEVYYRQSSALARLGLIHYGVDKA, translated from the coding sequence ATGGACCTGACGCACTTCCGCATCCGGCGCTTGGAGCTGGACGACACGCGCCTGCTGTTTACGCTGGACAACGGCATGCGCATCGACGAGCCGATCCAGGCGCAGCGGCTGCTGGCCAAGGCCACGCCAGCGCAGCGCGCGCAGTGGCAACTCACCGACGACAGCCATGGCGTGAACTGGCCGGCCGTGGCGCCGCCCAGTGCGCAGGGGCTGCTCAACATGCCGATGCTGTTGTGGCACCGACGCACCGCACGCGCACAGGCGCGGCTGGTGGCGGTGCGCGGCCGCTTCGATGCGCTGACGCCGGGCGAGCGCGAGCTGGTGGCATTGGCCCGCCTGGACGCGGACATGAGCGACAGCGGCTACGCGCGCTACTTCGACCACTGGGATGCGCTGACCCGCAGCTGTGCGCTGCAGGCGCTCACCGCGATGGGTGCAAGCCAGGTGCGCCAGGCGATCGATGGCCTGGGCGCGGTGTTCGAGCGGCTCGAAGAAGACCCGGACCTGCTCAGCATCGAAGACATTCTCGATGCGATGAGCGAAACCGACCGTCAGCGCGTGGATGGCTGGGAAGAGGTGTATTACCGCCAGTCCAGCGCGCTGGCGCGATTGGGGTTGATCCACTACGGGGTGGACAAGGCCTGA
- a CDS encoding GDSL-type esterase/lipase family protein, with protein MRRLLIAMLLLCAHVAHAAPHRIFIAGDSTAAEYGSDRAPQAGWGQMLQGWFDPAQWQVHSHAKGGRSTRSFIAEGRLDAIAKDIRAGDVLLIQFGHNDAKREDATRYTDPQGDYQQFLRRFIAIARDKGATPILITPAARLLYDFGALPDTHGRYTLAMQQLAAQEQVGLIDLNASSSDWIRALGEQAAKPYFLFVPEQTKADGTHFSQAGATAIACLVVHGWVQLQPALKPQLRRDADCGAAPDTAARRAAQAHPSLVVHERDLPRSQPGPHGGAGPTTAYPFFADAPELKFVLRKRVLHKGAGIGLHLHDKDEIYYVVSGRGLYALDGKQYEVAAGDALLTRPGSTHALQQVGEEDLVILLTYLAARS; from the coding sequence ATGCGTCGACTGCTCATCGCCATGCTGCTGCTCTGCGCGCACGTTGCCCACGCCGCGCCCCATCGCATTTTCATCGCCGGCGATTCCACCGCCGCCGAGTACGGCTCGGACCGCGCACCGCAAGCTGGCTGGGGCCAGATGCTGCAAGGCTGGTTCGACCCGGCGCAGTGGCAGGTCCACAGCCACGCCAAGGGTGGGCGCAGCACACGCAGCTTCATCGCCGAAGGGCGGCTGGATGCCATCGCCAAGGACATCCGTGCCGGCGACGTGCTGCTGATCCAGTTCGGCCACAACGACGCCAAGCGCGAAGACGCCACGCGTTACACCGATCCGCAAGGTGACTACCAGCAGTTCCTGCGCCGCTTTATTGCCATCGCGCGCGACAAAGGCGCCACGCCGATCCTGATCACCCCGGCCGCGCGCTTGCTCTACGACTTCGGCGCGCTGCCCGACACGCATGGCCGCTACACCCTGGCCATGCAGCAACTGGCCGCGCAGGAGCAGGTGGGCCTGATCGATCTCAACGCCAGCTCCAGCGACTGGATCCGCGCGCTCGGCGAACAGGCGGCCAAACCGTATTTCCTGTTCGTGCCCGAACAAACCAAGGCCGATGGCACCCACTTCAGCCAGGCCGGCGCCACCGCCATTGCGTGCCTGGTCGTGCATGGTTGGGTGCAACTGCAGCCGGCGCTGAAACCCCAGCTACGCCGCGATGCCGATTGCGGCGCTGCGCCGGACACCGCCGCACGCCGTGCCGCGCAGGCGCATCCCTCGCTGGTCGTGCATGAGCGCGACCTGCCGCGCAGCCAGCCCGGCCCACATGGCGGTGCCGGCCCGACTACCGCCTATCCGTTCTTTGCCGACGCGCCGGAGTTGAAGTTCGTGCTGCGCAAGCGCGTGCTGCACAAGGGCGCCGGCATCGGCCTGCATCTGCACGACAAGGACGAGATCTACTACGTCGTCAGCGGTCGCGGCCTGTACGCGCTGGATGGCAAACAGTACGAAGTGGCCGCCGGCGATGCACTGCTCACCCGCCCCGGCAGCACGCATGCGCTGCAGCAAGTGGGCGAGGAAGATCTGGTGATCCTGCTGACGTATCTGGCTGCCAGATCCTGA
- a CDS encoding patatin-like phospholipase family protein, producing MTALRRPRSLALLSLIGLLSACGGEPRPATPAPVVQAPSATAPKPVKIGVALGGGAAKGFAHIGVIKMLEANGFAPVVVSGTSAGSVVGALYASGMDAFQMQEKAVALDQTSIRDVRLFSGGLVQGQKLQDYVNEQLGGKPIDKLRKPFAAVATRLEDGERTVFVRGNAGQAVRASSSIPGVFEPVTIGQYHYVDGGVVSPVPVDAARQLGAEFVVAVDISSKASGKNPGDLLGTVNQSISIMGQRLGEAELKRADVVIRPKVNDIGSADFNQRGAAILEGERAAMAVMPQIRAKIAQLQAQRSSATRSAAEQAKAAKQEAYKRCLEERSRWQKLRGKDEECVAP from the coding sequence ATGACTGCGCTCCGTCGCCCACGCTCCCTTGCCTTGCTGTCGCTGATCGGCCTGCTTTCGGCCTGTGGGGGCGAACCGCGTCCCGCCACGCCCGCGCCGGTGGTGCAGGCGCCGTCTGCCACTGCGCCCAAGCCGGTGAAGATCGGCGTCGCGCTCGGCGGCGGTGCGGCCAAGGGCTTTGCACATATCGGCGTGATCAAGATGCTGGAAGCCAACGGGTTTGCACCGGTGGTGGTGTCGGGCACCAGCGCCGGTAGCGTGGTGGGCGCGCTGTACGCCAGCGGCATGGACGCGTTCCAGATGCAGGAAAAGGCCGTGGCGCTGGACCAGACCAGCATCCGCGACGTGCGCTTGTTCTCCGGTGGCCTGGTGCAGGGGCAGAAGCTGCAGGACTACGTCAACGAACAGCTCGGCGGCAAGCCGATCGACAAACTGCGCAAACCATTCGCCGCGGTCGCCACACGGCTGGAAGACGGTGAGCGCACGGTGTTCGTGCGTGGCAATGCCGGCCAGGCGGTGCGCGCCTCCAGCAGCATTCCCGGCGTGTTCGAGCCGGTGACCATCGGCCAGTACCACTACGTGGACGGCGGCGTGGTCAGCCCGGTGCCGGTGGATGCGGCGCGCCAGCTCGGCGCCGAATTCGTGGTGGCGGTGGATATTTCCAGCAAGGCCAGCGGCAAGAATCCCGGCGACCTGCTGGGCACGGTCAATCAGTCGATCTCGATCATGGGCCAGCGCCTGGGCGAGGCCGAACTCAAGCGTGCCGACGTGGTGATCCGCCCCAAGGTCAACGACATCGGCTCGGCCGATTTCAACCAGCGCGGCGCCGCAATCCTGGAAGGCGAACGCGCGGCAATGGCGGTGATGCCGCAGATCCGCGCCAAGATCGCGCAACTGCAGGCGCAGCGCAGCAGCGCCACCCGCAGTGCGGCCGAACAGGCCAAGGCGGCAAAGCAGGAGGCGTACAAGCGCTGCCTGGAAGAACGCTCGCGCTGGCAGAAGTTGCGCGGCAAGGATGAGGAATGCGTGGCGCCCTGA